In the Vicinamibacterales bacterium genome, GGGCCGTGCGCACGGCCAGCTCCTCCGCGCGGTCGCTGGTGCGCGCCAGGACCAGCGCCGCGACGTTCGCGCAGGCGATGCCGAGCACGAGCAGCACGGCGGCTTGCAGCAGCAGCACGGCCGGCCGGACCGCGCCGCGCGTGTAGGTCCGCAGCGGCTGCACGGACGCGCCCTTCGTCTTGTCCCAGGCCTCCGGATAGGTGAACCGCTGCCCGAGTGCCGCGGCGATGCGCTGGATGTCGGCGTCGAGCTCCCCGCGGGCGAGCCCGGCGCGCTCGCGGCCAACGAGCACGAGCCAGCCGTTGCCGGCGTAGGCCGGGTCGGCCGGGTCGAGGCGCAGCGGTCGCCAGATGCGGAACATCGGCGAGGGGAAGTAGAAGCCTGGAGGCATCACGCCGACGACCTCGACGGGCGCCCCGTCGATGTCGAGACGACGCCCGAGCACGTCCGGGTCGGCCCCGAGCTCCTGCTGCCAGAAGCCGTAGCTCACCACGGTGACGGCCGGCGCCCCGGGCCGATCCTCACCCGGCTGGAACGTGCGGCCCATCAGCGGCCGCGCACCCAGCACGTCGAAGAGCTCCGCGGAAGAGACGGTGGCGAGCACCATGGCGCTCTGGTCGCCGACGCGCAGCGTGTAGCCCTCGTTCGAGAACGCGGCCAGACCCGAAAAGGCCTGCTGGCGTTCCTTGACGAAGTCGAACTCCTCGCCGCGCCAGTTGTAGTCGCTCCAGAAGACCTGCAGCCGCGCTTCGTCGGTGACGGGCATCGGCCGGACCAGGAGGCCGACGGCGACGCTCGACAGCGCGACCGACGCGGCCAGGCCGAGCGCGAGCGTGCCGACGCCGATCGCCGTGAAGCCGGGACGGCGACGCAGCTGACGCAGCGCCACTCTGACGTCGGCGCCGAGGTCGAGCAGTGGCGCGAGGCCCCAGGCATCGCGCGCGCGCTGCGTCTCACGCGACAGGACGCCGAGACGGCGCCTGGCTTCGGCCGCGGCCGCCTCCGGCGTCCATCCCTGCTCGCGCAGGGCGCGGGCCTGCATCTCCAGGTGGAACGCCAGCTCTTCGTCGAGCTCGGCCTCTGCGCGCGTGCGATGGACGAGGGTGCGCAGCCGGAACAGCATGTCCGAAAGGAGCCGCATCGGAACCTCCGCGAAGGCGACCTACGTCGTGGCGCCCACCACGAGGGCAACGCCGCGGGAGAGCCGCTCCCACTGCTCCACCTCGGCCGCGAGCCTGGCCTCTCCCGCCGGCGTGAGGCGGTAGTACCGGGCCCGCCGGGCGTGCTCGGTGTCGCGCCACTCCGACGCGATGAGGCCCTCGCGGGTCAGCCGGTGCAGCGAGGCGTAGAGCGAGCCCTGCTGGACGAGCAGCGTGTCCCCGGAACGGGCCTGGATCCGCTGTGTGATGCCCCAGCCATGCATGGGCTCCAGCGAGAGCACCTTCAGGATGAGCAGATCGAGGGTTCCCTTGATGAGCCCGGCGTCGATTCCCATGTTTTCGCCATTCTTGCTGAGCAAAACAGGTCTTCTCTCAGCAACCGACAGTAATAGACGGCGCGGGTGGCGAAAAGGTTTGCGAGGGGGCCGAGCGTCCGGCTCGACGGATCAGCGTTCGGCCGGGAGCAGCGCCCGCCAATCGAGGACGACGTGGATGGCCGGCGGAGGCACGTCGTCCGGGGCGGTGTTGACGAGGAACCGCTTCCCGTCCGGCGCCACGGCGTAGGGCGTGCGGTAGGGATTGCCGGCGAGGGGCACGCGCGTCCGGAAGAGCAATGTCGGCACGCCAGCACGGCCGTTGTCGAAAGGCGCGGCCATCAGCTCCCGACTGGCGCCGATGAAGAACAGCTCGCGGCCGTCCGGCGCCCACACCGGATCGGACCCACCGCGGGCGGATATCTGGACGCGCTGGTCGCCGGCGGGGTACGACTGCACGACGATTTGCTGTTGGCCCGTTTCGTTGGAGACGAACGCAATCCACCGGCCGTCGGGCGACAGGCTGGACTGAAATTCGTTGAACGGCCCCTGCAGGAGCGGCTTGGCCGACGGGCTCGGCGTCAGCGCCAAGGCCCAGACGTCCCAAGACGCGCTCTGGCCGAAGGTGCTGAAGAGGGCGTGGAAGCATCGGCGGACAGGCCATCGGTGATGACGCTGGAGGTGGACTGGCCCAGTGAGCTCGAACACGAGCTCCTCGGCGCAACTGCCGTTCACGGGCTTGACGAAGACGCTGTTGATCCCACGCCGATTCGAGCGGAAGTAGATCCGCGTGCCGTCCGGCGTCCATCGAGGTCCGGCGTCGTTGAACCGGTTCGCGGTCAACCGGGTCTCCTGTTGACGCGCGGGATCGATGAGCCAGATATCGCCCGTGTTGTTCTCGCGGTCGACGCGGCTGACGGCGACGCGCTCGCCGTCCGGCGCAATCGCCAGGTCGATGTAGTCGGCGCGCGGCGCCACGGGCGGGCCAAGCTGCCGACCCGCCCGATCGAACCAGACGAGGGCGCCCTCCGTGGGCCACGGGCTCGCGTACGCGAGCGTGCCAGTGGGTGAGACGGAGAACCCCGAGTAGCCGTTCGTCGTCGAACTGACCCCGTCCACGAGCGGCACGGGCTCACCCGTCAGCTGCCCTTTGGCGAGATCGAGCGGCTGAACCATGAGCGTGGAGCCGCGCAGGAAGAGAAGCTGGTCCGACACCATCCCGGCCGCCCAGTCGCTGCCCACCAGCAGCGTCCGTGTCTTCGTGTCGAGGCTCCCCAGATAGACGCCCCGATACCGGTCCTCGAGAAAGCGCGCGAGCACGATGAAATGCCGGCCGTCGGACAGCCAGGCCGGCCACCTGAGGGCGGTCTCTCCGGCTTCGACGTCCACGGGTAGGACGACCGTGGGCCGTCCGTCGGGCGCAAACCGGGTAATCCCGCCGTTCGACGTGATCGCGGCCAGGATCGTCCCGTCACGCCCCCACGTTCCACCGCGCGGGTCGAGCGAACTGTCGGCGAGCACCACCGGGGCACCGCCGTCCAGGCGCACGGTTTTCAGCCGGCCTTGTGCGAAGAACGCCAGCGCGCGGCTGTCGGGGCTCCAGAACGGCGACACCGCCTCCTGAGTACCGTCCAACATGCGGGCCGTCAGGGAATCGAAGCGCCGCACCCACAGCATGGGCTGCCCTTGCGCGGTCGCGACGAACGCCAGTTGACTCCCGTCGGGCGACAGCGCGAACTGGGCGGCAACGACGGACGTGGTGGTCACGGAGAACTCGCTGCCATGCTCCGGGTAGATCGAGAACCTGACGTCGCGTGCCGGCACTGCCGGCGGACTCCGCCACGTCCAGGCGCCGACACCCGTCGCCGCCGCGAGCGCCAGTGCCGCGGTGAACGGAAGCAGCCGTCGCCACGGCGGCTCCGGCGCCGAGCGTGTTGCCTCACCCCCGGCGAGGCCTGTCCGTACGAGGGTCAGCCCATGCTGAACATCGGCCATGTGCTGCCAGCGATCATCCCGATCTTTATCGAGACACCGCGCCACCACCAGGTCCAGCGCCGGCGGCGACAGCGGCTGCCGTGCGGACACGGGCGGCGGCGTGTCCTTGAGGATCGCCCCGATCACGCTCGCGGCCGTGTCGCCGACGAACGCCCGCGTGCCCGTCACCATCTCGTAGAGCACGGCGCCCAGCGCCCAGATGTCGGCGCGGGCATCCAGCTCCCGCCCCTCCACCTGCTCCGGCGCCATGTAGTGCACGGTCCCGAGGATCGTGCCGCGCGCGGTGTCCGCCGCGCCCGTGATCGCTTCGGTCGTGCCCGACAGCGACACCGGCCCACCCGGCGCCCGCAGCTTCGCGAGCCCGAAGTCGAGCAGCTTCGCGCCCGTCTTCGTCAGCATTACGTTGGCCGGCTTCAGATCGCGGTGGATGATGCCGTGGCGATGCGCGCTGGCCAGCGCATCCGCCATCTCGCTCGCGATCTGCAGCGCCTGGGCCAGCGGCAGCGGCCCCTTCACCAGGCGGTCGGCCAGCGTCTGCCCCTCGACCAGCGGCATCACCAGGTAGTGCGTGCCACCCGCTTCGCCGACGTCGTGAATGCCGCAGATGTGCGGATGGTCCAGCGCCGCCACCGCCTTGGCCTCGCGCTCGAAACGCACGCGGCGGTCGGGGTCATCGGCCAGCGCGCTTGGCAGCACCTTGATCGCCACCGTCCGCTCGAGTCGCGTATCCCGCGCGCGATACACCTCCCCCATCCCGCCCGCACCCAGCGGGGCGAGGACTTCATAGGGGCCGAGGCGAACACCGGAGGCCAGCGCCATCGTCACTTCTTCAACAAGGCGGGCCAGTTGAGGACCACGGTGATGGACGCGGGCGGCGGATCCCCGGACCGGGTGTGAACGAGAAACCTGGAGCCGTCGTGATTCGGCACGTAGTGCGTGCGGAGCTGACTGACGCCCGGATACACCTGGGTCTTGAACAACGCCTTGGGTGTCCCGAAGCGCGGCGCCCCAGGAGGCGCAGACGGGATCACGGGCACGGCCATGAGGGTGCCGTCCTCGGTGAGGTAGTAGAGCTCTCGACCGTCGGCCCGCCACCGCGGTTCGTAGCCTCCGGTTGGCGACACCAAGTCCTTGCGATCCGAGGTCGGCACGGTTTCCACGAAGACATCCGCCCGCCCGGACTGGTTGGAGGTGTATGCCACCAGACGGCCGTCGGGCGAGAGGTTCGCGTGGAACTCATCGGCCGACGAATTCGTGAGCTTGGCAGGAGGGCCGCCCGCGGCTGGAAGGAGCCACACGTGGGCAGGCAGCCCCACCGAGAACGCGATCCATCGGCCGTCGGTCGACCAGTCCGTGGGCAGGATGCTGGACTCGCCGGCCCCAGCCGCGCGGGCCACGCGTTCGGACATCAACGGCGCGTCGGCACCGCCCGTGCCGGCATTTCGCTGATAAATCTCAGTCAGTCCGCGTCGGCTGGTTCGGAACGCCATGCGGGTGCCGTCCGGCGCCCAGATGGCAGCCGCATTGAGGCCCGGACCCGACGTGAGGCGGGCCGACCCACCTCGCACGAGATCGATGAGCCACACGTCTGGTACGCTCGTTCGAGGCTCGATGATCGAGGCCAGCAGCCGAGTGCCGTCGGGTGAGAGACGGAAGTCGGCATAGTCCTGGTCCCCGCCGTCCACAGTGCCTTGCAGCGTGCCGCTGCGGTCGTACCAATTCAGGCGGCCCGGGCGGAGGATGGCGCCGGCGTACGCGAGACGGCCGCCGTCGGAGAGCGAAAAGGCGCCGTCACCCCGGCTCGATCGCGCGACGCCGCTCACAATCGCGGCGGGGCTGCCGTTCACCACCCAGCGTGTCCGGTCGACCGGCTGGGCGAGCAGCGTGTCGTCATTCATGTAGAACACGTAGCCGGGCTCGGTGTAGACAGCGTTGGCATCCGTATTGACCGGCAGATGCCAAGCACGGCCTGGACCGCGGACCCATATGCCGCGCGGCGCCGCTTGCGCTGCGCGAACGGTATAGAGAAACAGCTGGCTGTCCGGAAGGAGTTGGGGCCACCGGTGCGAGCCCTCCTCCTTGTCGCGGTCCGGCACCGTGAACGCCTGCGGCGTGCCTCCCCTGGCAGGCAGGTGCTGGAGGCCGTCATAGCTCGTCCCAAACACGATGTCGTCATCGGCGCCCCACGACATCCCACGAGGGTCGAGCGCACTCTCGGCAATCGTTTGGGGCGTGCCACCTTCGATGTCGACTTTCTTGAGATGCCCCCGCA is a window encoding:
- a CDS encoding protein kinase encodes the protein MALASGVRLGPYEVLAPLGAGGMGEVYRARDTRLERTVAIKVLPSALADDPDRRVRFEREAKAVAALDHPHICGIHDVGEAGGTHYLVMPLVEGQTLADRLVKGPLPLAQALQIASEMADALASAHRHGIIHRDLKPANVMLTKTGAKLLDFGLAKLRAPGGPVSLSGTTEAITGAADTARGTILGTVHYMAPEQVEGRELDARADIWALGAVLYEMVTGTRAFVGDTAASVIGAILKDTPPPVSARQPLSPPALDLVVARCLDKDRDDRWQHMADVQHGLTLVRTGLAGGEATRSAPEPPWRRLLPFTAALALAAATGVGAWTWRSPPAVPARDVRFSIYPEHGSEFSVTTTSVVAAQFALSPDGSQLAFVATAQGQPMLWVRRFDSLTARMLDGTQEAVSPFWSPDSRALAFFAQGRLKTVRLDGGAPVVLADSSLDPRGGTWGRDGTILAAITSNGGITRFAPDGRPTVVLPVDVEAGETALRWPAWLSDGRHFIVLARFLEDRYRGVYLGSLDTKTRTLLVGSDWAAGMVSDQLLFLRGSTLMVQPLDLAKGQLTGEPVPLVDGVSSTTNGYSGFSVSPTGTLAYASPWPTEGALVWFDRAGRQLGPPVAPRADYIDLAIAPDGERVAVSRVDRENNTGDIWLIDPARQQETRLTANRFNDAGPRWTPDGTRIYFRSNRRGINSVFVKPVNGSCAEELVFELTGPVHLQRHHRWPVRRCFHALFSTFGQSASWDVWALALTPSPSAKPLLQGPFNEFQSSLSPDGRWIAFVSNETGQQQIVVQSYPAGDQRVQISARGGSDPVWAPDGRELFFIGASRELMAAPFDNGRAGVPTLLFRTRVPLAGNPYRTPYAVAPDGKRFLVNTAPDDVPPPAIHVVLDWRALLPAER
- a CDS encoding protein kinase codes for the protein MAIAAGTRLGPYEIVAPLGAGGMGEVYRARDTRLERTVAIKVLPTALADDPDRRSRFEREAKAVAALDHPHICGIFDVGEAGGTHYLVMPLVDGQTLATRLQKGPLPLAQSLQIASEIADALASAHRHGIIHRDLKPANVMLTKTGAKLLDFGLAKLRAPGGPVSLSGTTEAITGAADTARGTILGTVHYMAPEQVEGRELDARADIWALGAVLYEMVTGTRAFTGETAASVIGSILKDTPPPVSARQPLSPPLLDRLVSGCLEKERDARWESAADVGRLLTALKSIGGAAEKGRRVSTERIAWLTTTAVLLTVLAWLGLRSPVPASAGGAVFLAVDPPTGTEFAGHLSATVPTPQFALSNDGRALAFVAAAPGSRPTLWVRPLDAPTSRMLPATEDASQPFWSPDGRWVGFFDLRGHLKKVDIEGGTPQTIAESALDPRGMSWGADDDIVFGTSYDGLQHLPARGGTPQAFTVPDRDKEEGSHRWPQLLPDSQLFLYTVRAAQAAPRGIWVRGPGRAWHLPVNTDANAVYTEPGYVFYMNDDTLLAQPVDRTRWVVNGSPAAIVSGVARSSRGDGAFSLSDGGRLAYAGAILRPGRLNWYDRSGTLQGTVDGGDQDYADFRLSPDGTRLLASIIEPRTSVPDVWLIDLVRGGSARLTSGPGLNAAAIWAPDGTRMAFRTSRRGLTEIYQRNAGTGGADAPLMSERVARAAGAGESSILPTDWSTDGRWIAFSVGLPAHVWLLPAAGGPPAKLTNSSADEFHANLSPDGRLVAYTSNQSGRADVFVETVPTSDRKDLVSPTGGYEPRWRADGRELYYLTEDGTLMAVPVIPSAPPGAPRFGTPKALFKTQVYPGVSQLRTHYVPNHDGSRFLVHTRSGDPPPASITVVLNWPALLKK
- a CDS encoding PadR family transcriptional regulator, whose amino-acid sequence is MGIDAGLIKGTLDLLILKVLSLEPMHGWGITQRIQARSGDTLLVQQGSLYASLHRLTREGLIASEWRDTEHARRARYYRLTPAGEARLAAEVEQWERLSRGVALVVGATT